In Deltaproteobacteria bacterium, one DNA window encodes the following:
- a CDS encoding AMP-binding protein — protein MNVDQPYFNMEVEPQLNTPRMRELQWSKLKEALRFFYDKVPFERRRMDRAGVRPEDIHSFDDFARAIPHIGQADYRDAMSEGGLDLPKVYTDLFGEERFKDLFLLTSTSGTTGIPTPYPLFKSGLDRVADIFGRMGWRVGMRPGDRLALCFGLSMHAAGTPQMFWFRTLPGLTIIPMGAEAGAERLLNFFKVFKPTIFTGTPSLALHLVERAPEVLGHGVGELGIRILFCGGEPGAGIPEVRQRLEGEYRARLFDVGAGYGCSCEHPIYQGMHWVADDYCYYELVDPETFQPVPFENGATGLAVFTPLEPQYGHFFFSLRYTLMDIHQVFTDTCACGKSGFRYKIVGRADDMLKVKGVPVYPAGIQGVIHTFIPRVTGAFKVLLDEPPPRVVPPLKLKIEHSENVTESDLPGLEKELRPSITWVKPNSIERSTKKTKFIEALYEKK, from the coding sequence ATGAACGTGGACCAACCGTATTTCAACATGGAGGTGGAACCGCAGCTCAACACGCCCCGGATGCGCGAGCTGCAGTGGAGCAAATTGAAGGAGGCGCTCCGTTTCTTTTACGACAAGGTGCCCTTCGAGCGGCGGCGCATGGACCGGGCCGGGGTGCGTCCCGAGGACATCCATTCCTTTGACGATTTCGCCCGCGCCATACCGCACATTGGACAGGCCGACTATCGCGACGCCATGTCCGAAGGAGGATTGGACCTGCCCAAAGTGTACACGGATCTGTTCGGCGAGGAACGATTCAAAGACCTGTTCCTGCTTACGTCCACGTCCGGAACCACGGGCATTCCGACTCCCTACCCGTTATTCAAGTCAGGGCTCGACCGGGTGGCCGACATCTTTGGACGCATGGGATGGCGCGTGGGCATGAGACCCGGCGACCGTCTGGCCCTCTGTTTCGGCCTCAGCATGCACGCGGCGGGCACGCCGCAGATGTTCTGGTTCCGCACCCTGCCCGGATTGACCATTATTCCCATGGGCGCGGAGGCGGGCGCCGAAAGGCTGCTCAACTTCTTCAAGGTCTTCAAGCCCACCATATTCACCGGCACGCCCTCTCTCGCGCTTCACTTGGTGGAACGCGCCCCGGAAGTCCTCGGGCATGGCGTCGGGGAACTGGGCATCCGGATTCTGTTTTGCGGCGGCGAACCGGGCGCCGGTATTCCCGAGGTGCGCCAACGCCTCGAGGGGGAATACCGGGCCAGGCTGTTCGACGTGGGCGCAGGCTATGGATGCTCGTGCGAACATCCAATCTACCAGGGCATGCACTGGGTGGCGGACGACTACTGCTATTACGAACTGGTGGATCCGGAAACCTTCCAGCCGGTCCCCTTCGAGAACGGGGCCACGGGTCTGGCCGTGTTCACGCCCCTCGAACCGCAATACGGACATTTCTTTTTCAGCCTGCGATACACGCTGATGGACATCCATCAGGTATTCACGGACACCTGCGCCTGCGGCAAGTCGGGCTTCCGGTACAAGATCGTGGGGCGCGCCGACGACATGCTCAAAGTCAAGGGCGTACCCGTCTATCCCGCCGGCATCCAGGGCGTCATCCACACGTTCATTCCGCGGGTGACCGGGGCTTTCAAGGTTCTTCTGGACGAGCCGCCTCCGCGTGTGGTTCCTCCATTAAAGCTCAAGATCGAGCACAGTGAAAACGTTACGGAGAGCGATCTGCCGGGTCTTGAGAAAGAGCTGCGGCCCTCCATCACCTGGGTAAAGCCGAACTCCATCGAACGATCGACGAAGAAAACGAAGTTCATCGAGGCGCTGTACGAGAAGAAGTAG
- a CDS encoding Zn-ribbon domain-containing OB-fold protein, with product MGNQPKKTAEGLFELPDGDLDKGYLLGSKCAHCGMVSFPKRKICPSCLADDGIEEIPLSKRGKLFSFSINQMAPEGFKAPYVMGKVDLPEQVRIFAVITGCPPEEDALSIGMDMEMAFEPVYRGKNGEPLVGYTFRPAGRATK from the coding sequence ATGGGAAACCAACCCAAAAAGACGGCGGAAGGGCTGTTTGAACTCCCGGACGGGGACCTCGACAAGGGCTATCTGCTGGGCTCGAAATGCGCTCACTGCGGAATGGTATCCTTCCCCAAACGCAAGATCTGTCCGAGTTGTCTAGCGGACGACGGCATCGAAGAAATCCCCCTCAGCAAGCGGGGCAAGCTCTTTTCCTTTTCGATCAACCAGATGGCTCCCGAGGGGTTCAAAGCGCCCTACGTCATGGGCAAGGTCGACCTGCCGGAACAGGTGCGCATTTTTGCCGTGATTACCGGTTGCCCTCCGGAAGAGGACGCGTTGAGCATCGGCATGGACATGGAAATGGCTTTCGAACCCGTGTATCGGGGCAAGAACGGCGAGCCGCTGGTGGGGTATACCTTTCGACCCGCAGGTCGCGCGACGAAATAA